A stretch of DNA from Sugiyamaella lignohabitans strain CBS 10342 chromosome B, complete sequence:
AAGTGCGACAGCAACGGGCTCAAGTTCGCAAATTTCAGAGCAACATTCCGGTGTGAATGTGCTGGCTAGTGTGGCCGCTGCTGAATCAGACCGTCAACAGCATGAAAAATCCCACGATGACCATCGATATGCTAGTCCGCAGACTGATGAGCGGGCTAGAAAACATAACGTAGATTTTATGATTACCCAACAGACACCCAAGGATGGTGCCTAAACAATGTCTAGACCCCCTAGATCatgttatttattttggattttttttgtcttgtTAAACTTTCTCCTTATTTATGACCTTGAGACATGCAATTAATCTATATTACAAATATATAATGATAAATATagattgtttttttattaaaaaatGACTGGCTTTTTAATTACAAATTAAATTCTTCTTGATAGAATTTGAAGCCTTTTGATTCTGCCCACTGCTGGCTATCATGGACTAGTTTGTGAGATCCGGCTGATATTACCCATCCACCTCGTCTGTTTTCTTGGCTGACCTGGAGAAGTTGGTCCacacagcagcaatcatcagcatctaTGGATATACCGCACAACCAAGCCTGTAGTCGAATATTAAGAACTGGTCGGCTGTTGAACATTGCATATGAGTATTCGTCTCTGATATCAATATATCGTGGTTTAGAACGATTAGATGGAGGATGTCGAGGATGGTGAATAGGGTCTATCACATGCTCAGATGAGTATTTTATAAATTTTGGTCGGCTAAGCAACAGGGGATCTGTTTCATTCGATCCGCTAGATGGTAAACCATCAGGCATTTCTGATGCTTCACCTCCACTTAATGTACTTTCACTGCCATCACTAGCAGATGCGGATGATTTATGGTCATGATCGACTGCTTCATAGTGACCACTTTCgttattttcttcatcattgTTGTCGTAATCATCATAACCATGTTGGTCATACTGTCTCTCTTCGTCGAGTTCAACCTGAGGAGTATCCATGCAGCACAGATCGTCGACTGCGATATCTAGATATTCATCGTCGTTCAGCTCCTTATAAATTTGAGCTTCTAATAAAGAAGCAGTGCTCAAACGACGTTTTAATCGGCTTTCTCTGGTAAAATAGATCTCCACTCTGCCATCAAGCACAGCATCATGCAATTTAATTGATTTCAACACATTTGCATCCTGGGGATCTCGAATTGCCCATAGAAGTTTAACTTCTACACCTAGACTTTCAAGATATCTAAATACTGGAGCTGCAAATGCTATTCCTGATCCACCAACAATAAACAAAGCTCTACGTATACCACCGGTACGAGCATCATCCATAAACTGCGTCGAAACAGATCTGAATATTCCCAGCATTGAGTATGTTTGTCGTAACTTGATTGGATATCGAGATTTACGCACCACTAACTGAAGAATTGGCTCCTCAGGTAGTGAAGCAACTGTATAAGGATGGGACGATTGTAGCCATGTGCTCGGTTTATAAAGAGAGTTTGACAGTCGAACATGAGATCCAGGGACAAATTTCATATCTCGCAGTCGTTTTGGAAGTTTAGTCTTCGGGATTGTAATGAGATACAAACTTGGGGAAATAAACTGAACAAGCAGTGTTGTA
This window harbors:
- the FRE8 gene encoding Fre8p (Protein with sequence similarity to iron/copper reductases; involved in iron homeostasis; deletion mutant has iron deficiency/accumulation growth defects; expression increased in the absence of copper-responsive transcription factor Mac1p; GO_component: GO:0000329 - fungal-type vacuole membrane [Evidence IDA] [PMID 19001347]; GO_component: GO:0016021 - integral component of membrane [Evidence IEA]; GO_component: GO:0016021 - integral component of membrane [Evidence ISM] [PMID 12192589]; GO_component: GO:0016020 - membrane [Evidence IEA,IEA]; GO_component: GO:0016020 - membrane [Evidence ISS] [PMID 10341420]; GO_function: GO:0000293 - ferric-chelate reductase activity [Evidence IEA]; GO_function: GO:0016491 - oxidoreductase activity [Evidence IEA]; GO_function: GO:0016722 - oxidoreductase activity, oxidizing metal ions [Evidence ISS] [PMID 10341420]; GO_function: GO:0016722 - oxidoreductase activity, oxidizing metal ions [Evidence IMP] [PMID 14534306]; GO_process: GO:0006875 - cellular metal ion homeostasis [Evidence IMP] [PMID 14534306]; GO_process: GO:0006811 - ion transport [Evidence IEA]; GO_process: GO:0055072 - iron ion homeostasis [Evidence IEA]; GO_process: GO:0055114 - oxidation-reduction process [Evidence IEA]) gives rise to the protein MKFVPGSHVRLSNSLYKPSTWLQSSHPYTVASLPEEPILQLVVRKSRYPIKLRQTYSMLGIFRSVSTQFMDDARTGGIRRALFIVGGSGIAFAAPVFRYLESLGVEVKLLWAIRDPQDANVLKSIKLHDAVLDGRVEIYFTRESRLKRRLSTASLLEAQIYKELNDDEYLDIAVDDLCCMDTPQVELDEERQYDQHGYDDYDNNDEENNESGHYEAVDHDHKSSASASDGSESTLSGGEASEMPDGLPSSGSNETDPLLLSRPKFIKYSSEHVIDPIHHPRHPPSNRSKPRYIDIRDEYSYAMFNSRPVLNIRLQAWLCGISIDADDCCCVDQLLQVSQENRRGGWVISAGSHKLVHDSQQWAESKGFKFYQEEFNL